Proteins from one Anaerolineae bacterium genomic window:
- the rpmI gene encoding 50S ribosomal protein L35, with the protein MPKMKTHKATAKRFKYTGSGKLMRTKIGKSHLRRRKHKRVKVQFDSMLEVTAKGTRKRVQKLIPYANGK; encoded by the coding sequence ATGCCTAAAATGAAAACGCATAAAGCAACAGCAAAGCGCTTCAAGTATACCGGCTCCGGTAAATTGATGCGCACCAAAATCGGCAAAAGTCACCTGCGCCGCAGAAAGCACAAGCGAGTCAAAGTGCAATTTGACAGCATGTTAGAAGTGACCGCGAAAGGCACGCGGAAACGGGTGCAAAAATTAATTCCTTATGCAAACGGGAAGTAG
- the rplT gene encoding 50S ribosomal protein L20, with protein MVRVKGGPQTQRRHKKVLAITKGQRGSKHRLYKRGHEAMMKSLEYAYRDRRNRKRDFRRLWITRINAAARQNDLSYSNFMNGLKKAGVELDRKVLADIAMHDPTAFSQLVETARTAL; from the coding sequence ATTGTGAGAGTAAAAGGAGGTCCTCAGACCCAACGCCGGCATAAAAAAGTTTTGGCTATTACCAAAGGCCAACGCGGCAGCAAGCATCGCCTGTACAAGCGCGGCCACGAAGCTATGATGAAATCCCTGGAATATGCGTATCGCGACCGCCGCAACCGCAAGCGAGATTTTCGCCGCCTGTGGATTACGCGCATCAACGCCGCCGCCCGCCAGAATGATCTGAGCTACAGCAACTTCATGAACGGCCTCAAAAAGGCCGGCGTTGAATTAGACCGCAAAGTTCTGGCCGATATTGCCATGCACGACCCCACGGCCTTTAGCCAGTTGGTAGAAACCGCCAGAACGGCTTTGTAA